A single Campylobacter hyointestinalis subsp. hyointestinalis DNA region contains:
- a CDS encoding Rrf2 family transcriptional regulator, with translation MLFTKASEYALLSLMLLSQSNSPKDVDAMSCELGISKSFLAKILQNLAKEGILNSFKGANGGFILADKPANISIRRILESAEKRKAYVFECSIDRKDCPSHKGSVCKMWPMFNALQLKVDDFLNGITLADIIKK, from the coding sequence GTGCTTTTTACAAAAGCTAGTGAATATGCGTTACTCTCTTTGATGTTATTATCGCAAAGTAACTCCCCAAAAGACGTAGATGCGATGTCTTGCGAACTCGGGATCTCAAAAAGTTTTTTAGCTAAAATTCTACAAAATCTTGCAAAAGAGGGCATATTAAATTCATTTAAAGGCGCAAACGGCGGTTTTATACTTGCTGATAAGCCTGCAAATATCAGCATAAGACGAATTTTAGAAAGTGCTGAAAAAAGAAAAGCTTATGTATTTGAGTGCAGCATTGATCGTAAAGACTGCCCGAGTCATAAGGGAAGTGTATGTAAAATGTGGCCTATGTTTAATGCCTTGCAGCTTAAAGTAGATGACTTTTTAAACGGCATTACTTTGGCAGATATCATCAAGAAGTAA
- the flhA gene encoding flagellar biosynthesis protein FlhA: protein MAKRNILTMVAPFLAPFVKAKSLTVVFVIIAILAIIIVPLPSVVLDFFLALSLSISVLIILISIYIPKPTDLSTFPTLILIITLFRLSLNIATTRMILSEGHNGPEAVSEIIASFGQFVVGGNYVIGVIVFCILVLINFMVVTKGSTRVSEVQARFTLDAMPGKQMAIDADLNAGLIDEQTARSRRQEIISEANFYGAMDGSSKFIKGDAVAGIIITIINIIGGFLIGTFQHDLDMSAAAQSYTILTIGDGLVSQIPGLITSTATAIIITRASKDEDNFAEGVVSQLLGEYKTLLIVGFILFIFAIVPGLPTFSLGFMAVLFLSIGYLMKQIQDGNLDFSATQDNTKKQQDPNSKSETSEKPIKKSDEEVAREEQSKIDDILKIEILELDLGYGLLKLADSDLIERIRAMRRNIASMLGFLMPKIRIRDNLQLPPNEYRFKLKGVVIASGTVYADKFLAMDSGYVSNDIEGIATKEPAFGLDALWIDGSVKEDAILSGYTVVDPASVISTHMSELVKQNASELLTKQEVQNILEKLKSDYPVVVEDTLKVATVGLIQKILKALLKDNIPIKDMLSILEATSDVAEVSKNLDMIIEHVRAALCRVITALYADEKGQLNFYIFDASVQQKLVDSLSYKDGAYHLMINVAQTSAIVTALREKRANRSVSEQGAMLLCVEPSLRKFIANIVQNFGIDIVVLSFAEIAPNTQFETLGVIEIPEI from the coding sequence TTGGCAAAACGCAATATCTTAACAATGGTCGCTCCGTTTTTAGCGCCATTTGTAAAAGCTAAAAGTTTAACCGTTGTTTTTGTTATCATAGCTATCTTAGCCATTATCATAGTTCCGCTTCCAAGCGTAGTTTTAGACTTTTTTTTGGCATTGTCGCTTTCTATATCAGTCTTGATCATACTTATATCCATATATATACCAAAGCCTACTGATCTTAGTACATTTCCTACTTTGATACTTATAATTACGCTTTTTAGGCTATCTTTAAATATCGCTACGACTCGTATGATACTAAGTGAAGGTCATAATGGACCAGAAGCAGTTAGCGAGATCATCGCTAGTTTCGGTCAGTTTGTAGTCGGCGGCAACTATGTTATAGGTGTCATAGTATTTTGTATACTTGTACTTATAAATTTTATGGTTGTGACAAAAGGCTCGACAAGAGTTAGTGAGGTTCAAGCTCGTTTTACCCTTGATGCTATGCCTGGAAAACAGATGGCTATCGACGCCGATCTAAATGCTGGACTTATCGATGAGCAAACAGCGCGCTCACGCCGTCAAGAGATCATCTCAGAAGCGAATTTCTACGGTGCGATGGACGGTTCGTCTAAATTTATAAAAGGTGACGCGGTTGCTGGTATTATCATCACTATCATAAATATCATAGGTGGTTTTTTGATAGGCACGTTTCAGCATGATTTAGATATGAGTGCGGCAGCTCAGAGCTATACTATACTTACGATAGGAGATGGCTTAGTAAGTCAAATTCCAGGACTCATCACATCTACTGCAACAGCTATCATCATAACTAGAGCTAGTAAAGACGAAGATAACTTTGCTGAGGGCGTTGTATCTCAGCTACTTGGCGAGTATAAAACTTTGCTTATAGTCGGTTTTATACTGTTTATATTTGCTATAGTACCGGGACTTCCTACGTTTTCTTTGGGTTTTATGGCTGTATTGTTTTTAAGCATAGGGTATCTTATGAAGCAAATTCAAGACGGAAATCTTGATTTTTCAGCTACACAAGATAATACGAAAAAACAACAAGATCCAAACTCGAAAAGCGAAACATCTGAAAAACCTATCAAAAAAAGCGACGAAGAAGTAGCAAGAGAAGAGCAAAGCAAAATAGATGATATACTAAAGATCGAGATCCTAGAACTAGATCTTGGTTATGGGCTGTTAAAGTTGGCTGATAGTGATCTTATAGAGCGGATAAGGGCTATGCGTAGAAACATAGCTTCGATGCTTGGCTTTTTGATGCCTAAGATCAGGATACGCGATAACTTGCAGCTTCCGCCAAACGAGTATAGGTTTAAGCTAAAAGGGGTCGTGATAGCTAGTGGAACCGTTTATGCAGATAAGTTTTTAGCTATGGATAGTGGCTATGTAAGCAACGATATAGAGGGAATCGCTACAAAAGAGCCTGCTTTTGGGCTTGACGCTTTATGGATAGATGGGAGTGTAAAAGAGGACGCGATCTTAAGCGGTTATACGGTCGTAGATCCTGCTAGCGTGATCTCTACTCATATGAGCGAACTCGTTAAACAAAACGCGAGTGAGCTTCTAACAAAACAAGAAGTTCAAAATATACTAGAAAAGCTCAAATCAGACTATCCAGTCGTTGTAGAAGATACGCTCAAAGTCGCAACCGTAGGTCTCATCCAAAAGATACTAAAAGCATTGCTTAAAGACAATATCCCTATAAAAGATATGTTAAGCATACTTGAAGCAACAAGCGACGTCGCAGAAGTAAGTAAGAATTTAGATATGATAATAGAACACGTCAGAGCTGCGCTTTGCAGGGTTATAACAGCTCTTTACGCAGATGAAAAAGGACAGCTGAATTTTTATATATTTGACGCTTCGGTACAACAAAAGCTAGTCGATAGTCTAAGCTACAAAGACGGCGCTTATCATCTTATGATAAACGTAGCTCAAACTTCGGCTATAGTTACTGCTTTAAGAGAAAAAAGAGCAAACAGAAGCGTGAGCGAGCAAGGCGCTATGCTGCTTTGCGTAGAGCCTAGTCTGCGTAAATTTATAGCAAATATAGTGCAAAACTTCGGTATAGATATAGTTGTTCTTAGTTTTGCAGAGATCGCGCCAAATACTCAGTTTGAGACTCTTGGTGTGATAGAAATACCAGAAATTTAA
- a CDS encoding DHH family phosphoesterase, translated as MKIYHLSHTDLDGYSCQFVSSFYLKNVKFYNSNYGKEIDEKFSQILKDIDEQKAVILITDLNLSLAQCANFENAIRGKDIKLMLLDHHQTGLECSNKFKWYYLDSSRSATKITYDFFSSLFGKDDGLGAYCDVVNAVDIWLKDSEDFELGKVCMGIISGAKEINKVLFENEHIQYVFYLMNSFMNYIGLNNAHIALDNDTHKIKKNFFKFKNDDTLSNLNSAYLVRLLSDAKEKFTVLYRGHKGILTHNIGSTSVIGNDFLSANDDYDFFLDITSKKTMSFRANGKLDVSKMAAELVGGGGHINASGGLFVGFKDGFAYEPIKAQIVELINKKTGE; from the coding sequence ATGAAAATTTATCATCTTAGTCATACTGATTTAGATGGATATTCGTGTCAATTTGTAAGTAGTTTTTATCTGAAAAATGTTAAATTCTATAATTCAAACTACGGAAAAGAAATCGACGAAAAATTTAGTCAAATACTAAAAGATATAGATGAACAAAAAGCCGTTATCTTGATAACTGATCTAAACTTGAGTCTAGCTCAATGTGCTAACTTTGAAAATGCTATAAGAGGAAAAGATATCAAACTTATGCTATTAGATCATCATCAAACTGGGCTTGAGTGTTCAAACAAATTTAAATGGTACTATTTAGATAGTTCTAGAAGTGCTACAAAGATCACGTATGATTTTTTTAGCTCTTTGTTTGGTAAAGATGATGGGCTTGGTGCTTACTGTGATGTAGTAAATGCCGTAGATATCTGGCTAAAAGATAGCGAAGATTTCGAGCTTGGTAAAGTCTGTATGGGCATCATATCAGGAGCAAAAGAGATAAATAAAGTACTGTTTGAAAACGAGCATATTCAGTATGTTTTTTATCTTATGAACTCTTTTATGAACTATATCGGACTAAATAACGCCCATATCGCTTTAGATAATGACACGCATAAGATCAAAAAAAACTTTTTTAAATTTAAAAATGACGATACTTTGAGCAACCTAAACTCTGCGTATTTAGTTAGACTTTTGAGCGATGCAAAAGAGAAATTTACAGTACTTTACAGAGGTCATAAAGGCATACTAACTCACAATATAGGAAGTACTTCTGTTATAGGTAATGACTTTTTGAGCGCAAATGATGATTATGATTTCTTTTTAGATATTACTAGTAAAAAGACTATGAGCTTTAGAGCAAACGGCAAACTAGATGTTAGTAAAATGGCAGCAGAACTTGTAGGTGGAGGAGGGCATATAAATGCTAGTGGAGGTCTATTTGTAGGATTTAAAGACGGCTTTGCTTATGAGCCTATAAAAGCTCAAATAGTTGAACTTATAAATAAAAAAACAGGAGAGTAA
- a CDS encoding helix-turn-helix domain-containing protein, which yields MAEISNIFNILHNAVESNNLGKKISQAQMAEKLGVSMRTYQDWKLGIAKPQAALAVCKMLCELDDDELIYTVNKLKKVIGDKVG from the coding sequence ATGGCAGAAATCAGCAATATTTTTAATATTTTACATAACGCTGTTGAAAGTAATAATTTAGGTAAAAAGATATCTCAAGCACAAATGGCAGAGAAACTCGGAGTTTCTATGAGAACATATCAAGATTGGAAGCTAGGTATTGCTAAACCACAAGCAGCTCTTGCTGTGTGTAAAATGCTTTGTGAATTAGATGATGATGAACTGATCTATACGGTAAATAAACTAAAAAAAGTTATAGGAGATAAAGTTGGATAG
- a CDS encoding HrcA family transcriptional regulator encodes MKVDKRDLILESIIQAYLEANEPIGSSELGIRMNVSIPASTIRVYFKKLSDEGAITQLHISGGRIPTFATMKLYWQDRLKFNSPINIINSDVLNFLVYDFGLYCMIFGVSKLVLSEVLNVENRFLILDFVGESIVLKYNPKVEKFLNNIIGISLEDLDKVSMQVGLSELRSKIKELKRNRIYFQENEKVAFEMFKDDRIKSILEPSFEHIFRTNLAFNPVFEPGFMGLKTDVIFEGKSAVMICAGSVYSDYEKFLTSIKEAA; translated from the coding sequence GTGAAAGTAGATAAAAGAGATTTGATACTAGAGTCTATCATACAAGCTTACCTTGAAGCAAATGAGCCGATCGGCTCAAGTGAGCTAGGTATCCGTATGAACGTTAGTATCCCAGCATCAACTATCAGAGTATATTTTAAAAAGCTCAGTGATGAGGGAGCTATAACACAGCTCCACATAAGCGGTGGGCGAATTCCTACATTTGCTACTATGAAACTTTATTGGCAAGATAGACTTAAATTTAATAGTCCTATAAATATCATAAACAGTGATGTTTTGAATTTTTTGGTTTATGATTTCGGTCTTTATTGTATGATTTTTGGAGTTAGTAAACTAGTTCTAAGTGAAGTTTTAAATGTAGAAAATAGATTTTTGATTCTTGATTTTGTCGGCGAGAGTATTGTTTTAAAGTACAACCCTAAAGTAGAAAAATTTCTAAATAATATAATAGGCATTAGCCTAGAAGATTTAGACAAAGTTTCTATGCAAGTTGGATTAAGCGAGCTTAGAAGTAAGATAAAAGAGCTAAAAAGAAATCGCATATATTTTCAAGAAAATGAAAAAGTTGCGTTTGAAATGTTTAAAGACGATAGAATAAAAAGTATATTAGAACCGTCGTTTGAGCATATTTTTAGAACAAATTTAGCGTTTAATCCAGTGTTTGAGCCTGGTTTTATGGGCTTAAAAACAGATGTGATATTTGAGGGAAAAAGTGCAGTAATGATATGCGCCGGTAGTGTTTATAGTGATTATGAAAAATTTTTAACCAGCATAAAGGAGGCAGCGTGA
- a CDS encoding nucleotide exchange factor GrpE encodes MSEELKEQSVEDTEIQNDNEEQICDAKDEEIAALKENLIRATADFENIKKRLEREKGEAVKFANESFARDLLPVIDALEIASNLQSGDDEIANKIKDGINLTIDQFKKSFEKYGIKEISTDTEFNPEVHNAINYIETDEVESGKIAAVYQKGYLYNDRVLRPSMVVIAK; translated from the coding sequence GTGAGCGAAGAGCTAAAAGAGCAGAGCGTAGAAGATACGGAGATACAAAACGACAATGAAGAACAAATTTGCGACGCTAAAGATGAAGAGATAGCGGCTCTTAAAGAAAATTTGATAAGAGCTACTGCGGATTTTGAAAATATCAAAAAGCGCTTAGAGCGAGAAAAAGGCGAAGCTGTTAAATTTGCAAATGAGAGCTTTGCAAGAGATCTGCTTCCAGTCATCGATGCTTTGGAGATCGCTTCAAATTTGCAAAGCGGTGATGATGAGATAGCAAATAAGATAAAAGATGGTATAAACTTAACTATAGATCAGTTTAAGAAAAGTTTTGAAAAATACGGGATCAAGGAGATTAGTACCGATACAGAGTTTAATCCAGAAGTTCACAACGCTATAAATTATATAGAAACAGATGAGGTAGAAAGCGGTAAGATAGCTGCTGTTTATCAAAAAGGTTATTTGTATAATGATAGGGTTTTAAGACCGTCTATGGTCGTAATTGCCAAGTAA
- the dnaK gene encoding molecular chaperone DnaK: MSKVIGIDLGTTNSCVSIYERGESKVIPNKEGKNTTPSVVAFTDKGEILVGDTAKRQAVTNPEKTIFSIKRIMGLMMNEKNAQEAKSRLPYHIVDRNGACAVEIAGKTYTPQEISAKVLMKLKEDAEAFLGESVVDAVITVPAYFNDSQRKATKEAGTIAGLNVLRIINEPTAAALAYGLDKKEAEKIVVYDLGGGTFDVTVLETGDSVVEVLATGGNAFLGGDDFDNRLIDFLVSEFKSETGIDLKSDVMALQRLKEAAENAKKELSSAMETTINLPFITADATGPKHLTKTLSRAKFEGMIDDLVGETITKINEVVKDAGISKSDIKEVVMVGGSTRVPLVQEEVKKAFSKELNKSVNPDEVVAIGAAIQGAVIKGDVKDVLLLDVTPLSLGIETLGGVMSKLIEKGTTIPTKKSQTFSTAEDNQSAVTINVLQGEREFAKDNKSLGNFNLEGIMPAPRGVPQIEVTFDIDANGILTVSAKDKASGKAQNITISGSSGLSEEEINKMVNDAEAHKEEDKKRKEAVEARNGADSLAHQTEKSLSEMGEKIPAEDRAKIEAALNDLKEILKDENASKEQIDVKVKALSEVSHKLAEAMYKEQNAGATGGEQKKKDDDVIDAEVE, translated from the coding sequence ATGAGTAAAGTAATAGGAATAGACTTAGGAACAACAAATTCATGCGTAAGCATATATGAAAGAGGCGAAAGCAAAGTTATACCAAACAAAGAGGGTAAAAATACAACTCCTTCAGTAGTAGCTTTCACAGATAAAGGTGAGATCTTAGTAGGCGATACTGCAAAACGTCAAGCAGTAACAAACCCTGAAAAGACCATATTTTCTATAAAAAGAATTATGGGTCTTATGATGAACGAAAAAAATGCGCAAGAAGCAAAAAGCCGTCTTCCATACCATATAGTAGATAGAAACGGTGCGTGCGCCGTCGAGATAGCTGGTAAAACATATACTCCGCAAGAAATTTCTGCTAAAGTTCTTATGAAACTAAAAGAAGATGCAGAGGCGTTTTTAGGCGAGAGCGTTGTGGACGCCGTTATCACTGTGCCTGCGTACTTTAATGATAGTCAAAGAAAAGCTACAAAAGAGGCAGGAACTATCGCAGGACTAAATGTACTTCGTATCATAAACGAGCCTACAGCCGCAGCTCTTGCTTATGGTCTTGATAAAAAAGAGGCTGAAAAAATCGTAGTTTATGACTTAGGTGGTGGAACATTTGACGTAACTGTGCTTGAAACAGGCGATAGCGTAGTTGAAGTTTTAGCAACAGGCGGTAACGCGTTTTTAGGTGGTGATGATTTTGATAATAGACTTATCGACTTTTTAGTAAGTGAGTTCAAAAGTGAAACTGGAATCGATCTAAAAAGTGATGTAATGGCTCTTCAAAGGCTAAAAGAAGCTGCTGAAAATGCAAAAAAAGAGCTATCAAGTGCTATGGAAACAACTATAAATCTTCCGTTTATCACAGCTGACGCGACTGGTCCAAAACACCTTACAAAAACTCTTAGCAGAGCTAAATTTGAAGGTATGATAGACGACTTGGTAGGCGAAACTATCACAAAAATAAATGAAGTCGTAAAAGACGCTGGTATAAGTAAAAGCGATATAAAAGAAGTAGTTATGGTAGGTGGTTCGACTCGTGTTCCGCTAGTACAAGAAGAAGTCAAAAAAGCATTTAGCAAAGAGCTAAACAAATCAGTAAATCCTGATGAAGTAGTCGCTATCGGAGCTGCTATACAAGGCGCTGTTATAAAAGGTGACGTAAAAGACGTGCTTTTACTAGATGTTACACCTCTTAGCCTTGGTATCGAGACTCTTGGTGGAGTTATGAGCAAGCTTATAGAAAAAGGAACTACGATCCCTACTAAAAAGTCTCAAACTTTCTCAACTGCTGAAGACAATCAAAGCGCGGTTACTATTAACGTGCTTCAAGGCGAGCGTGAGTTTGCAAAAGACAATAAAAGCTTAGGTAATTTCAATCTTGAAGGCATAATGCCAGCACCTCGTGGCGTACCTCAAATCGAAGTTACGTTTGATATAGATGCAAACGGAATTTTAACTGTTTCAGCAAAAGATAAGGCTAGCGGTAAAGCTCAAAACATCACTATAAGTGGTTCAAGCGGTCTTAGCGAAGAAGAGATAAATAAAATGGTAAATGACGCCGAAGCACATAAAGAAGAGGATAAAAAGAGAAAAGAAGCCGTAGAAGCTAGAAACGGCGCTGATAGCTTAGCACATCAAACTGAAAAATCTCTAAGTGAAATGGGTGAGAAAATCCCAGCCGAAGATAGAGCAAAGATCGAAGCGGCTTTGAATGATCTAAAAGAGATATTGAAAGATGAAAATGCTTCAAAAGAGCAAATTGACGTAAAAGTAAAAGCTCTAAGCGAAGTTAGTCATAAGCTAGCTGAAGCTATGTATAAAGAGCAAAATGCAGGTGCGACAGGCGGCGAGCAAAAGAAAAAAGATGATGACGTCATAGACGCAGAAGTCGAATAA
- a CDS encoding DUF3955 domain-containing protein, translating into MSNKIILAICASSVCIGLFCICLKAFTNEWIDTNGVLHEYFFLLPIGFFFIIFGIFLSVILLLKMIITAFKNR; encoded by the coding sequence ATGAGCAATAAAATAATATTAGCCATTTGCGCTAGTTCGGTGTGTATCGGTCTATTTTGTATCTGCTTAAAAGCTTTTACAAATGAATGGATAGATACTAATGGCGTTTTGCATGAATATTTCTTTTTATTGCCGATCGGCTTTTTCTTTATTATTTTTGGGATTTTTTTATCTGTTATTTTGCTTTTAAAAATGATCATAACGGCTTTTAAAAACCGTTGA
- the ppk2 gene encoding polyphosphate kinase 2 — protein MEKDDDFVTIKVKKSKIEYEKELRKLQIEFLKFQNHVKETGLKVLIIIEGRDASGKGGVIKRLTEHLNPRGCRVVALEKPSDVERTQWYFQRYSDHLPSAGEIVIFDRSWYNRAGVEPVMGFCTQEEHKEFLRQVPKFEEMLVSSGILLFKFYFSVSKDEQKKRFKDRKTDPLKQFKLSPVDQKSQELWDQYTVAKYSMLLASNTPYSPWTIIVSDDKKKARLNAFRYLLNKVDYPKKIEAKEIKIDEKIVKSGSTEIKLMEENLKSENLKQMHG, from the coding sequence ATGGAAAAAGATGATGATTTTGTGACCATCAAGGTCAAAAAAAGTAAAATAGAGTATGAAAAAGAGCTTAGAAAACTACAAATAGAATTCTTAAAATTTCAAAACCACGTAAAAGAAACCGGTTTAAAAGTACTAATTATTATAGAAGGAAGAGATGCTTCAGGAAAAGGCGGAGTCATAAAAAGACTTACCGAACATCTAAATCCTAGAGGCTGTAGAGTCGTCGCTTTGGAAAAGCCAAGTGACGTTGAGCGAACTCAGTGGTATTTTCAAAGATATTCAGATCATCTTCCAAGTGCCGGTGAGATCGTGATATTTGATAGGAGCTGGTATAACCGTGCAGGAGTTGAGCCTGTGATGGGATTTTGTACGCAAGAAGAGCATAAAGAGTTTTTAAGGCAAGTACCTAAATTTGAAGAAATGTTGGTAAGTTCTGGAATTTTACTATTTAAATTCTACTTCTCAGTTTCAAAAGACGAACAAAAAAAACGTTTCAAAGATAGAAAAACAGATCCTTTAAAACAGTTCAAACTATCTCCAGTAGATCAAAAAAGTCAAGAGCTATGGGATCAATACACAGTAGCAAAATACTCGATGCTGCTAGCTTCAAATACACCTTACTCACCATGGACTATCATAGTAAGCGACGATAAGAAAAAAGCTAGATTAAACGCATTTAGATACCTACTAAACAAAGTCGATTATCCAAAAAAGATTGAGGCCAAAGAGATAAAGATCGATGAAAAAATCGTTAAAAGCGGATCTACTGAGATAAAACTTATGGAAGAAAATCTAAAAAGTGAAAATTTAAAACAGATGCACGGCTGA
- the dsbD gene encoding protein-disulfide reductase DsbD, with protein sequence MYRFLVLLFLFFSFSFGAVLSVDDAFKINASSDKTQGINLNFKVDESVYLYKDKLKITVLGNDITEYLNLPNYEKYDDYEIYKGEFDLFVPFGLLSNFTTKNKLTLDLKYQGCAYSGFCYQPMEVTYEVSNTGGELKISKIQRSETPVKVAVSNQDKIANSFANDGKLMTIITFFGYGLLLSLTPCVFPMIPIVSSIIIAKSGEKRSIKTGLWISFVYLFFMSLAYAIAGVLASVFGASVQGLLQIPTVIIGFSIIFVLLSLSMFGLYNIELPKKFQSYISSKSEKKGGILGVAIMGFLSALVVGPCVAAPLAGALLYIANSGDALLGGIALFVMSMGMGVPLLLVGIGSSRLLPKPGFWMDEIKRAFGFLMLGMAVWMLSRVIGDEISYFLYGVLGIFWAVGLGAFEPASTNGLKFIKAFGLFIFIVSSVLVVNFSVNKFAPNLINKNVAIKQDNIEFIKVSNLKELDNILASSDKPVMIDFWASWCVNCKELDEITFMDPKVLLRLKDFTLIKIDVTNGSPDDAALMKKYSVFGPPALIFYKNTKELKNKQIVGFIGANEFLEHIKDI encoded by the coding sequence GTGTATAGGTTTTTAGTTTTGCTATTTTTATTTTTTAGCTTTAGTTTTGGTGCCGTACTTAGTGTAGATGATGCTTTTAAGATCAATGCAAGTAGTGATAAAACTCAAGGTATAAATTTAAACTTTAAAGTCGATGAGAGTGTTTATCTGTATAAAGATAAACTCAAAATTACCGTTTTGGGAAATGACATAACCGAGTATTTAAATTTGCCAAATTATGAAAAATATGATGATTATGAGATATATAAAGGCGAGTTTGATCTGTTTGTGCCATTTGGTTTGCTTTCAAACTTTACTACTAAAAATAAGCTAACTCTAGACCTAAAATATCAAGGCTGTGCTTATAGTGGATTTTGCTATCAGCCTATGGAGGTTACTTATGAGGTGAGTAACACTGGTGGCGAACTAAAAATATCTAAAATACAAAGATCAGAAACTCCGGTCAAAGTAGCTGTTTCCAATCAAGATAAAATAGCAAATTCATTTGCAAACGATGGCAAACTTATGACTATCATAACATTTTTTGGGTATGGACTTTTGCTATCACTTACGCCTTGTGTGTTTCCTATGATACCTATCGTTTCAAGTATAATCATCGCAAAAAGTGGCGAGAAAAGATCTATAAAAACCGGGCTTTGGATAAGCTTTGTTTATCTGTTTTTTATGTCTTTGGCCTACGCTATCGCAGGTGTTTTGGCAAGCGTATTTGGCGCTAGCGTTCAAGGTCTTTTACAAATCCCTACTGTTATTATAGGCTTTAGTATTATATTTGTGTTGCTTTCTTTATCTATGTTTGGGCTATACAATATAGAGCTTCCTAAAAAATTTCAAAGCTATATAAGTTCAAAAAGTGAGAAAAAAGGCGGAATTCTTGGTGTGGCTATAATGGGATTTTTATCTGCTCTTGTTGTTGGGCCTTGCGTTGCAGCGCCTCTTGCTGGAGCTCTTTTATATATAGCAAATAGCGGAGACGCACTGCTAGGCGGTATCGCTTTGTTTGTTATGAGTATGGGTATGGGCGTTCCTCTCTTGCTAGTAGGTATAGGTAGCTCACGCCTACTTCCAAAGCCTGGATTTTGGATGGACGAGATAAAAAGGGCATTTGGATTTTTGATGCTAGGTATGGCTGTTTGGATGCTTAGTAGGGTGATAGGAGATGAGATAAGCTATTTTCTTTACGGAGTTTTAGGAATATTTTGGGCGGTAGGTCTTGGTGCGTTTGAGCCAGCCAGCACGAATGGACTTAAATTTATAAAAGCTTTTGGACTGTTTATATTTATAGTTTCATCAGTGCTTGTAGTAAATTTCAGCGTAAACAAATTCGCTCCAAATTTGATAAATAAAAATGTAGCCATAAAACAAGATAATATAGAATTTATAAAAGTATCAAATTTAAAAGAACTTGATAATATCTTGGCTTCAAGTGATAAGCCAGTAATGATAGACTTTTGGGCTTCTTGGTGTGTAAATTGTAAAGAGCTAGATGAGATAACATTTATGGATCCAAAAGTTTTACTAAGACTAAAAGACTTTACTTTGATAAAAATAGACGTAACAAATGGTAGCCCAGACGATGCTGCTTTGATGAAAAAATACTCTGTTTTCGGACCGCCGGCTCTGATTTTTTACAAAAATACTAAAGAGTTAAAAAACAAGCAAATAGTCGGATTTATAGGTGCTAATGAGTTTTTAGAACATATAAAAGATATTTGA